A section of the Acidobacterium capsulatum ATCC 51196 genome encodes:
- a CDS encoding TonB-dependent receptor — protein MVQHEPGSDRSAVLRGKTRKSIKLVWHLLALLLIPSLSLSAQQITGNIRGTVKDPSGAVVREATVTVRQTETGLTRKTISDRNGNYVLLELPVGHYRLEVAARGFRLYVQNGITLNVNETASISPRLVVGSEQQQVVVRANAKLIEPTVTALGKVVGERELTDLPLNGRNFSQLGLLQPGVVPLTPGIAEAGGSLRSGQAYAVNGQRPESNNFLIDGANNFNGVDGGFILKPPVDAIAEFRILTLNANAEFGGALGSTTNIITRSGTNHIHGTVWEFLRNDAVDANNYFAQVKEPLKQNQFGATMGGPIRKNKTFYFGYYEGFRNRQGETALTTVPSVPERSGDFSQLCPEGFTAGFCNNPSHQLFNVFANAPYPNNQVPSNQINPISKNLLSFFPLPNAGTNLFSTTQTLSNNSNQFGIKVDHYLNPRDTLNFRYMFNQLSQVDPLSPGGASVPGFPVGEDQRAQNFVAQETHTFSPNLVAVARFSFLRNKFLFGEHENHQAPSTLGFQYTPSLDVAVGPPFIQVNGYSTVGDPITGPRNTYEDVFDYSGSLTWVHGRHQFKFGGGYQHQGINVLQGIATNGFFVFSPFPVTDAFASFLTGQPVVFLQGIGNFSRGIRGMSANAYVQDTYKVSSRLTINAGLRYDLPKPYTEIHNRLSLFEPGRKSVVMPNAPAGLLYPGDPGVPAGLIPADTKAFAPRFGIAWDPDGKGQWLVTAAYGIFYEPYYTGEGGPLQAPLSAPPFLGTPQVSLPNFANPFQGHPPAPGTFSTPLTNLTLSPNLTLPYTQDWDMNLQRSLGSNWLFEIGYVGTKGTHLPRFIEANPAVFVPGTVNGQPISNSSNADQRRLYSGCTLADAPSSCKFSSTGEIAGIANSSYNALEASLRKRFSHGMAFLLSYTWSKTIDDVSSLNISGSAAKPVAGENDLAQDPFNLAAERGRSLFDARNRFVASYEWALPFWNDEATWYHDVVGGWQLDGIATLMSGTPFTVFDSNDVAAQGTAPEITGFSAQRPDLVGNPNPGPRTVNAWLNASAFHRLDPVANAGQFGTEGRNVNQGPGYADWDFAALKNFNVARSMQLQFRAEMFNILNRTNFRFPDCDISSPTFNHILAAEAPRQVQFALKFMY, from the coding sequence ATGGTGCAGCACGAGCCTGGTTCTGACCGCAGTGCCGTACTTCGCGGAAAAACCCGCAAGAGCATAAAGCTGGTCTGGCATCTCCTGGCGTTGCTACTGATTCCCTCTCTCAGCCTCTCTGCCCAGCAGATCACCGGAAATATCCGTGGAACAGTGAAGGACCCGAGCGGCGCGGTGGTGCGCGAAGCCACGGTGACCGTACGCCAGACCGAGACAGGTCTCACGCGCAAGACCATCAGCGATCGCAATGGCAACTACGTTCTGCTGGAGCTGCCGGTGGGCCACTACCGGCTGGAGGTTGCGGCGAGGGGTTTCCGGCTCTATGTGCAGAATGGCATTACGCTCAACGTGAACGAGACGGCTTCCATCTCGCCGCGCCTGGTCGTCGGATCGGAGCAGCAGCAGGTGGTGGTGCGGGCGAATGCAAAGCTGATTGAGCCCACCGTCACCGCCCTGGGCAAAGTGGTCGGAGAGCGCGAACTCACCGATCTGCCGCTGAATGGGCGCAACTTCTCACAGCTCGGGCTTTTGCAACCAGGCGTGGTTCCCCTTACGCCCGGCATTGCCGAAGCCGGCGGCTCGCTGCGCAGCGGACAGGCTTACGCCGTGAACGGCCAGCGCCCTGAGTCGAACAACTTCCTCATCGACGGCGCGAATAACTTCAATGGCGTAGATGGAGGATTCATTCTGAAGCCACCCGTCGATGCGATTGCCGAATTTCGCATTCTCACGCTCAACGCGAATGCCGAATTCGGGGGCGCGCTGGGCTCGACGACGAACATCATCACGCGCTCGGGCACCAACCATATCCACGGTACGGTGTGGGAGTTCCTGCGCAACGATGCCGTCGATGCTAACAACTATTTCGCCCAGGTGAAGGAGCCACTGAAGCAAAACCAGTTTGGTGCAACCATGGGCGGTCCGATCCGGAAGAACAAGACCTTCTATTTCGGGTACTACGAGGGCTTCCGCAACCGGCAGGGCGAGACCGCGCTGACCACCGTGCCGTCTGTGCCGGAGCGTAGCGGCGACTTCTCCCAGCTTTGCCCCGAGGGCTTCACTGCCGGCTTCTGCAACAATCCGTCGCACCAGCTCTTCAACGTTTTCGCGAACGCTCCCTACCCGAACAATCAGGTTCCCAGCAACCAGATCAACCCCATCTCCAAAAACCTGTTGAGCTTCTTCCCTCTTCCCAACGCGGGGACGAATCTCTTTTCCACCACGCAGACTCTGAGCAATAACAGCAACCAGTTCGGCATCAAGGTGGATCACTATCTCAATCCGCGCGACACGCTCAATTTTCGCTACATGTTCAACCAGCTCTCGCAGGTCGATCCCCTCTCGCCGGGCGGGGCTAGCGTTCCGGGCTTTCCCGTGGGCGAAGATCAGCGCGCGCAGAACTTTGTCGCGCAGGAGACACACACCTTCTCGCCGAACCTGGTCGCCGTCGCGCGATTCTCTTTCCTGCGTAACAAGTTCCTCTTTGGCGAGCATGAAAACCACCAGGCACCTTCCACTCTTGGTTTTCAGTACACGCCCAGCCTCGATGTTGCCGTGGGGCCGCCGTTTATCCAGGTGAACGGCTATTCGACGGTCGGCGACCCAATCACCGGGCCGCGCAACACGTACGAAGATGTTTTTGACTACTCCGGATCGCTGACCTGGGTGCATGGCAGGCATCAGTTCAAGTTTGGCGGTGGCTACCAGCATCAGGGCATCAATGTGCTGCAAGGCATTGCCACCAACGGATTCTTCGTCTTCTCGCCATTTCCGGTGACCGATGCGTTTGCCAGCTTTCTCACCGGGCAACCGGTTGTTTTCCTGCAGGGAATCGGCAATTTCTCGCGGGGCATCCGAGGCATGAGCGCGAATGCCTACGTGCAGGACACCTATAAAGTCTCCTCACGGCTCACAATCAATGCCGGACTCCGCTACGATCTGCCCAAGCCCTACACCGAGATTCACAACCGGCTCTCGTTATTTGAGCCGGGAAGAAAGTCAGTGGTCATGCCCAATGCGCCGGCGGGGTTGCTTTATCCTGGCGATCCAGGGGTGCCCGCGGGTCTGATTCCCGCCGATACCAAGGCCTTTGCACCGCGCTTTGGCATCGCCTGGGATCCGGACGGCAAGGGCCAGTGGCTGGTGACGGCGGCTTACGGCATCTTCTATGAGCCCTACTACACGGGCGAGGGCGGCCCTTTGCAGGCGCCGCTCAGTGCGCCTCCTTTCCTGGGAACGCCGCAGGTGAGCCTGCCGAACTTCGCCAATCCCTTCCAGGGCCATCCGCCGGCACCGGGAACCTTTTCCACGCCGCTCACCAACCTGACCCTGTCGCCGAACCTGACGTTGCCCTACACGCAGGACTGGGACATGAACCTGCAACGATCCCTCGGCTCCAACTGGCTCTTTGAGATCGGATACGTCGGCACCAAAGGTACACATCTGCCGCGCTTCATCGAAGCCAATCCGGCTGTCTTTGTTCCCGGCACCGTCAACGGGCAGCCTATCTCCAACTCGAGCAACGCTGATCAGCGGCGGCTCTACTCCGGCTGCACGCTGGCCGATGCACCCAGCAGTTGCAAATTCTCGTCCACCGGCGAGATCGCGGGCATTGCCAACTCCTCCTACAATGCGCTTGAAGCCTCTCTGCGCAAGCGCTTCAGCCACGGGATGGCATTTCTGCTGTCGTACACCTGGTCGAAGACGATCGATGACGTTTCGTCCCTCAACATCAGCGGTTCGGCGGCCAAGCCGGTGGCCGGCGAAAATGACCTGGCACAAGATCCGTTCAATCTGGCAGCCGAACGCGGCCGTTCTCTCTTCGACGCGCGCAATCGTTTTGTGGCCAGTTATGAATGGGCGCTTCCCTTCTGGAACGACGAGGCCACCTGGTATCACGATGTCGTTGGCGGATGGCAACTGGATGGCATTGCCACGCTGATGAGCGGCACTCCGTTCACCGTCTTCGACTCAAATGACGTCGCCGCCCAGGGCACTGCGCCGGAGATCACCGGATTCTCCGCGCAGCGGCCCGATCTGGTCGGCAACCCCAACCCTGGACCGCGAACGGTGAATGCGTGGCTCAACGCAAGCGCGTTTCACAGGCTCGATCCGGTAGCCAACGCGGGCCAGTTTGGCACTGAAGGCCGCAACGTCAATCAAGGCCCCGGCTATGCGGACTGGGACTTTGCAGCATTGAAGAATTTCAACGTGGCAAGGTCGATGCAGCTTCAATTTCGAGCGGAGATGTTCAATATCCTGAACCGCACAAACTTCCGATTCCCGGACTGCGACATTAGTTCGCCGACCTTTAACCATATCCTGGCGGCCGAGGCTCCGCGTCAGGTGCAGTTTGCGCTGAAGTTTATGTATTAG
- a CDS encoding carboxymuconolactone decarboxylase family protein, with protein MPHIALPEGLPGIRGALAFRPATAKPLNELAEVLLFGPNSLAPGERELIATYVSHLNDCHFCQSIHGAVAAAHLDGDEDLVKRVKADFQHAAISQKLKALLLIASKVQRGGKHVTRADVEHARTLGATDTEIHDTVLIAAAFCMYNRYVDGLGTTQPLDEAMYRERGKMVAQKGYVEGSKDYLPAEAAAH; from the coding sequence ATGCCCCACATTGCGCTTCCTGAAGGACTACCAGGAATTCGCGGCGCTTTGGCATTTCGTCCCGCCACCGCAAAACCGCTGAACGAACTGGCTGAGGTTCTGCTCTTCGGGCCGAACAGCCTGGCTCCGGGAGAACGGGAGCTGATCGCTACGTATGTATCTCATCTGAATGATTGCCACTTCTGCCAGAGCATTCATGGCGCAGTTGCTGCCGCTCATCTGGACGGAGACGAAGATCTTGTGAAGCGGGTGAAAGCGGACTTTCAACACGCGGCCATCTCGCAAAAGCTGAAGGCGCTGCTGTTAATTGCGAGCAAGGTACAGCGGGGAGGCAAGCATGTGACCCGGGCAGACGTGGAGCATGCTCGGACCCTCGGCGCGACGGATACGGAGATTCACGACACGGTGCTGATCGCGGCCGCCTTCTGTATGTACAACCGCTATGTGGACGGGCTGGGAACCACGCAGCCTCTGGACGAAGCCATGTATCGCGAGCGAGGCAAGATGGTGGCTCAGAAGGGATACGTGGAGGGAAGCAAAGATTATCTGCCGGCGGAAGCCGCCGCTCACTGA
- a CDS encoding alpha/beta fold hydrolase, whose product MATSTLKKQEPTHHRTATVNGRKVFYREAGDPSSPTIVLLHGLPTSSQMFRELIPTLADQFHLIAPDYIGFGHSEAPSRQEFTYTFDNLAAHVRGLLAQLGVRSYILYMQDYGGPIGFRLFAENPEQVEGFIIQNANAYFEGVGDLPKQALGPLWNNRNAETEKPAKEFLSLPSTKFHWTVGAKNEENINPDNWVLDQALLDRPGTQTYQIDLLENYKTNVASYESWQAAFRAHQPGTLIVWGKKDPFFIPAGAEAYLRDLPNAKLVWLDAGHFVLDENLRTVASEIKTTFAV is encoded by the coding sequence ATGGCAACGTCCACACTCAAGAAGCAAGAGCCCACTCACCATCGCACGGCGACCGTAAATGGGCGCAAAGTGTTCTATCGCGAGGCAGGTGATCCGAGTTCGCCGACGATCGTGCTGCTGCACGGCCTACCGACCAGCAGCCAGATGTTCCGGGAACTCATTCCAACGCTGGCTGACCAGTTCCACCTGATCGCCCCCGACTACATTGGCTTCGGCCATTCGGAAGCTCCTTCTCGCCAGGAATTCACCTACACCTTCGACAACCTCGCAGCACATGTTCGTGGACTGCTCGCACAACTTGGCGTCAGATCCTACATCCTCTATATGCAGGATTACGGTGGGCCAATAGGGTTCCGACTCTTCGCAGAGAATCCGGAACAGGTGGAGGGCTTCATCATACAGAATGCCAACGCCTACTTCGAAGGCGTCGGCGATCTTCCCAAACAAGCACTTGGCCCGCTCTGGAACAATCGGAACGCCGAGACTGAAAAGCCGGCAAAGGAATTCCTGAGTCTGCCTTCAACGAAGTTCCACTGGACGGTTGGCGCAAAGAACGAGGAAAACATTAATCCCGACAACTGGGTTTTGGATCAGGCCCTTCTTGACAGACCAGGCACCCAAACCTATCAGATCGATCTGCTCGAGAACTACAAAACCAATGTCGCGTCCTATGAGAGCTGGCAAGCAGCATTCCGCGCCCATCAACCTGGGACATTGATTGTGTGGGGCAAGAAGGATCCGTTCTTTATTCCAGCTGGCGCTGAAGCGTACTTGCGGGATCTGCCCAACGCCAAACTCGTCTGGCTTGATGCAGGGCATTTTGTTCTGGATGAGAACTTGCGCACGGTAGCCAGCGAGATCAAGACGACCTTCGCCGTCTGA
- a CDS encoding carboxymuconolactone decarboxylase family protein: MPHIALPEGLPGISAGFAFRPETAKPMRELAHLLLHEPNSLTPGERELIATYVSTRNDCYFCQTSHGAAAACHLGGNEIVEQVKTDPQSAPVTPKLKALLAIAGKVQQGGKQVTAGDIAAARAEGATDMEIHDTVLIAAAFCMYNRYVDGLGTWQPREESMYMGMGRQLAEHGYLKSSR; the protein is encoded by the coding sequence ATGCCACACATTGCCTTGCCAGAAGGGCTGCCCGGAATCAGCGCGGGATTTGCCTTTCGCCCCGAGACCGCGAAACCCATGCGAGAGCTTGCGCATCTTCTGCTGCATGAGCCCAACAGCCTCACGCCCGGCGAACGGGAACTGATTGCGACTTATGTGTCTACCCGGAATGACTGCTACTTCTGCCAAACCAGTCATGGCGCGGCGGCCGCTTGTCACCTTGGCGGCAATGAGATTGTGGAGCAGGTGAAGACAGATCCACAGAGCGCGCCGGTCACGCCCAAGCTGAAGGCGCTGCTGGCGATTGCAGGCAAGGTGCAACAGGGTGGCAAGCAGGTTACGGCCGGGGACATCGCCGCGGCGCGGGCCGAAGGAGCCACTGACATGGAGATCCACGATACCGTTCTGATTGCCGCGGCCTTTTGCATGTATAACCGCTACGTGGATGGGCTCGGCACCTGGCAGCCTCGGGAGGAGTCCATGTACATGGGGATGGGCCGTCAGCTCGCCGAGCATGGTTATTTGAAATCCTCGCGATAA
- a CDS encoding DUF7002 family protein encodes MPISTNEFALSYPKLFHVSLARDVDQILNHGLLSTTALLDLCGYEGENRSQIESCQRTHVVSISHPFHGKFLINDQAPMSEAPLRKCLIDFTPREWYESLNRRVFFWPTQARLEKYLAARLARGRQRLVLSFDTRSLLDVLDYDLLELSPINSGNATRKAARRGSETFLKLRAFPFQERRRAVGLGKAVAEVTCPYALGPDTLGQLAFSSATIRQ; translated from the coding sequence GTGCCTATTAGCACGAATGAATTCGCACTCTCGTATCCGAAGCTGTTTCACGTCTCACTTGCCAGAGATGTTGACCAAATTCTGAACCATGGATTGCTCAGCACAACTGCTCTACTCGATCTCTGCGGATATGAGGGGGAAAACAGATCGCAGATCGAAAGCTGCCAGCGTACCCACGTCGTTTCAATCAGTCATCCCTTTCATGGGAAGTTTCTGATCAACGATCAGGCTCCCATGAGCGAAGCGCCACTCAGGAAATGCCTGATCGATTTCACTCCACGAGAATGGTACGAATCGCTCAATCGAAGAGTTTTCTTCTGGCCAACGCAAGCGCGATTGGAGAAGTATCTCGCCGCTCGTCTTGCCCGAGGACGGCAGCGCCTGGTGCTGAGTTTCGATACGCGATCACTCTTGGATGTTCTTGATTACGATCTGCTCGAACTCTCGCCCATCAACTCCGGTAATGCGACGCGCAAGGCTGCGCGGCGAGGCTCAGAAACCTTTCTGAAATTACGCGCTTTTCCATTCCAGGAGAGAAGGAGAGCCGTTGGACTTGGTAAGGCCGTGGCGGAGGTGACGTGCCCTTACGCCCTTGGGCCCGATACGCTAGGACAACTTGCTTTTTCGAGCGCTACTATCCGGCAATAG
- a CDS encoding nitroreductase family protein, with amino-acid sequence MPTLAEIKRAPSSTGILDIIANRWSPRAFTGQPVSTEDLHKIFAAASWAASSTNEQPWRFLFGRNGDPTYGKILDSMAEANQTWARHAPVLLLSVGKSTFSPGPYTGQHNPYALHDTGAASAFLALQTSALGLYAHGVGGFDRDKARAHFDIPADFEIGACWAIGYLGDPDALPERLRQRELAARSRKPLDEFVFAEWEVPAKL; translated from the coding sequence ATGCCAACTCTTGCTGAGATCAAGCGTGCTCCTTCATCCACTGGCATCCTGGATATCATCGCCAACCGCTGGTCGCCCCGCGCCTTCACCGGCCAACCTGTTTCGACTGAAGATTTGCATAAGATATTCGCCGCGGCTTCGTGGGCCGCATCCTCAACAAACGAACAGCCCTGGCGGTTTCTATTCGGGCGAAACGGCGACCCGACATACGGGAAGATTCTCGATTCCATGGCCGAAGCCAATCAGACGTGGGCCAGGCATGCACCAGTGCTCCTGCTCTCTGTGGGCAAGAGTACATTTTCGCCCGGCCCTTACACCGGCCAGCACAATCCTTATGCGCTCCACGATACCGGGGCAGCCTCCGCGTTTCTCGCGCTTCAGACATCCGCATTAGGACTATATGCGCACGGCGTCGGAGGTTTTGACCGTGACAAAGCCCGTGCACACTTCGACATTCCAGCGGATTTCGAAATAGGTGCCTGCTGGGCCATTGGGTATCTTGGCGACCCTGATGCCCTGCCAGAGCGGCTGAGGCAGCGCGAGCTGGCAGCACGCTCCCGCAAACCACTCGATGAGTTTGTCTTTGCGGAATGGGAAGTTCCGGCAAAGCTCTGA
- a CDS encoding NAD(P)H-dependent flavin oxidoreductase, with translation MPWNKNRVTSRLGIKYPIVQGPLGGLASQRLTAAVSNYGGLGSFGAHGLKPQAIREVIGELRSITDKPFAINLWVSMEDDGAFVSDAKAFERSLAHISGHITTLGGKPPVFTPYSAIRFEDQARVIIDEKVPVFSFIYGLPPNEILDECRRMGIILIGGATTVDEAKALADAGVDLVVASGFEAGGHRGSFLRCSDDSLNGTMALVPQVSDAISLPVIAAGGIADGRGIVAALALGAEGVQMGTIFLPCKESGASERHRYAILSGGAAVTALTRGFTGRLARGIENQLMVELNAPETSILPYPLQRQLIRNLTSIAESSGHDELIPMWSGQSANLAKSTDISEILDSLVQSVSEIAGRVMLWGENG, from the coding sequence ATGCCTTGGAACAAGAATAGGGTGACTTCTCGATTGGGTATCAAGTACCCGATAGTTCAGGGGCCCCTCGGTGGGTTGGCTTCTCAGCGCCTCACTGCTGCAGTTTCCAACTATGGCGGGCTCGGTTCGTTCGGTGCCCATGGTTTGAAGCCTCAGGCAATTCGGGAAGTTATTGGGGAGCTTCGTTCCATTACAGATAAACCATTCGCGATCAATCTTTGGGTCTCGATGGAGGACGATGGAGCGTTTGTCAGCGATGCGAAGGCCTTTGAGCGGAGTCTCGCTCATATTTCCGGTCACATCACAACTCTGGGCGGAAAACCGCCCGTGTTTACCCCCTATTCTGCGATCCGGTTTGAAGATCAGGCAAGGGTCATTATCGATGAGAAAGTCCCCGTTTTCAGTTTCATTTACGGATTGCCGCCAAACGAAATTCTTGATGAATGCCGTCGGATGGGAATTATCCTGATTGGGGGTGCGACCACCGTAGATGAAGCTAAGGCACTGGCTGATGCCGGAGTTGACCTGGTCGTTGCCTCCGGATTCGAGGCGGGTGGCCATCGTGGATCATTTCTTCGTTGTTCCGATGACTCGCTGAATGGAACTATGGCATTGGTGCCCCAGGTGAGTGACGCCATCAGCCTCCCAGTTATTGCGGCTGGAGGAATTGCTGATGGCCGCGGGATCGTTGCTGCACTTGCGTTGGGAGCGGAAGGAGTTCAGATGGGAACGATTTTCCTTCCATGCAAGGAATCCGGCGCAAGCGAAAGACACAGGTACGCAATCTTGAGCGGGGGTGCTGCTGTAACGGCATTGACTCGCGGATTCACAGGCCGTCTGGCTCGGGGGATCGAGAATCAGTTGATGGTCGAGCTCAATGCCCCGGAGACTTCGATTTTGCCTTACCCTCTCCAGCGGCAACTCATCCGAAACCTCACTTCGATCGCCGAGAGTTCCGGACACGATGAGTTAATTCCCATGTGGTCCGGTCAGAGTGCAAACCTTGCCAAATCTACAGATATCAGTGAAATTCTCGATTCCTTGGTCCAATCCGTATCTGAAATTGCCGGACGAGTTATGCTTTGGGGAGAGAACGGCTGA
- a CDS encoding SDR family NAD(P)-dependent oxidoreductase, with product MQQKQTAIVTGAAQGIGFAVVTAFLGRGYNVVANSRSFARSELTPAANLALVEGDVGAAETAHRIVSAAMSQFGSIDHVINNAGTFFSKPFVDYSMEDFHRLVSTNLDGFIFVTQAAVRQMLHQGRGGSVTSISAALADNPISGAPASVPMITKGGLNTITRSLAMEYAKQGIRFNAVAPGVVDTPLHAQRPREFLVARSPMGVISAPQEIADAVVFLAEAPSITGEILHVDGGAHSGKW from the coding sequence ATGCAACAAAAGCAAACCGCTATCGTAACGGGAGCGGCCCAAGGAATTGGGTTTGCTGTGGTGACGGCTTTTCTGGGCCGTGGCTACAACGTAGTCGCGAACTCCCGTAGTTTTGCGAGGAGCGAGCTTACCCCCGCTGCAAATCTGGCGTTGGTCGAAGGCGACGTAGGCGCAGCAGAAACTGCTCACCGCATCGTATCCGCTGCGATGTCACAATTCGGATCCATCGACCACGTGATCAATAATGCCGGGACGTTCTTTTCCAAGCCCTTCGTCGACTACAGCATGGAAGACTTCCATCGCCTGGTTTCCACCAACCTGGATGGTTTCATTTTTGTCACGCAGGCTGCGGTGAGACAGATGCTTCATCAGGGGCGCGGTGGCAGCGTGACTTCGATCAGTGCGGCTTTGGCTGACAACCCGATCTCGGGCGCTCCTGCATCGGTTCCGATGATTACCAAGGGCGGTCTAAACACAATCACCCGGAGCCTGGCCATGGAATATGCCAAACAAGGCATTCGGTTCAATGCCGTAGCCCCCGGAGTAGTCGACACACCACTCCACGCACAGCGTCCTCGTGAGTTTCTGGTTGCGCGTTCGCCTATGGGCGTTATTTCTGCACCGCAGGAGATTGCCGACGCGGTGGTGTTTCTGGCTGAGGCCCCGTCAATTACTGGAGAGATCTTGCATGTGGATGGCGGAGCGCATTCCGGAAAGTGGTAA
- a CDS encoding SDR family oxidoreductase, producing the protein MSHTLLITGASSGFGRLTAEKLAASGHRVFAGFRSVGARIQVADGLRAKGIHVVELDVTDQSSVDSGVSEVLKQSGGKLDVVINNAGIASAGVSETFTAEQVRDLFDVNIVGVQRVLRATLPTFRAQHSGLVINIGSILGRVTLPFFGLYGASKAAIEALTDSYRYELSQLGVDVVLIQPSAYPTNMYAAAQQPVDSDRASEYGNVAQIPAKILQTFSDLFQGKAAPNPEDIANAIDTVIATPAGQRPDRIVVGIPFGSDAVNAAVAPIQNGLMENLGLASLTKLQLR; encoded by the coding sequence ATGTCTCACACGCTTCTGATTACAGGCGCATCCAGTGGTTTCGGCCGTCTCACTGCAGAAAAGCTTGCTGCTTCCGGTCATCGCGTATTCGCGGGGTTCCGTTCTGTTGGTGCAAGAATCCAGGTGGCTGACGGACTAAGAGCCAAAGGCATTCATGTCGTGGAGCTGGACGTGACAGACCAGTCCAGTGTCGATAGCGGTGTCTCTGAAGTGTTGAAACAGTCAGGTGGCAAGCTGGACGTTGTGATCAATAATGCAGGCATTGCCTCTGCTGGAGTCTCTGAGACGTTTACCGCGGAACAGGTACGCGATCTGTTTGACGTCAACATTGTTGGGGTACAGCGGGTTCTTCGCGCCACGCTGCCAACGTTTCGCGCGCAGCATTCCGGACTCGTGATCAACATTGGTTCAATCCTGGGTCGAGTGACCTTGCCGTTCTTTGGTCTGTATGGCGCCTCCAAGGCGGCGATTGAAGCCTTGACCGACAGTTACCGGTATGAGCTTTCGCAATTGGGCGTGGACGTGGTGCTGATTCAGCCAAGCGCGTACCCGACCAACATGTATGCGGCAGCCCAGCAGCCCGTTGATTCTGACCGCGCTAGCGAGTATGGAAATGTTGCGCAAATTCCAGCGAAGATCCTGCAAACATTCTCCGACCTTTTTCAGGGCAAAGCTGCTCCGAATCCAGAGGACATCGCCAATGCTATCGACACCGTGATAGCGACACCTGCGGGTCAGCGTCCGGATCGTATTGTCGTGGGTATACCGTTTGGCTCCGATGCAGTCAATGCGGCTGTTGCCCCGATCCAGAACGGCCTTATGGAGAACCTCGGACTCGCATCGCTCACTAAGCTGCAACTGCGCTAA
- a CDS encoding YhdH/YhfP family quinone oxidoreductase, with amino-acid sequence MRAWLWDGLQGLDHLRLVEAPDPVAKEGDVVMEVHYAALNPADRYLAERRYPYPVNPPLPHVLGRDGVGTVIQVGEGVKGVRVGDRRAVLRGDVGVFRWGTLAERVSVGAVNLVEIPAGWTEEESSCATLVYMAAYRALTMWEPLKPKSVVLVTGASGGVGVAAVQLAAAMGHTVVALSRSEEKQARLKELGAAFAFNPNDAQWRTELKAALNSRRVNLAVDNIGGKLLPEVIDTMAELGRISLVGELAGPVPNFDTGTLFSRRLRIGAMALGYYTPEETRTVWEELLSVMARSGARPIVDRAFSFEQLPQAFKRLGEGPMGKVLVNIRS; translated from the coding sequence ATGAGGGCGTGGCTTTGGGATGGGTTACAGGGGCTTGACCATTTGCGCCTGGTCGAGGCGCCGGACCCAGTCGCGAAAGAGGGCGACGTCGTTATGGAAGTCCACTATGCAGCCTTAAATCCCGCTGACCGGTATCTGGCTGAAAGGCGATATCCGTATCCGGTCAATCCCCCTCTTCCGCACGTGCTCGGGCGAGATGGTGTGGGAACAGTCATTCAGGTTGGTGAAGGTGTCAAAGGTGTGCGCGTGGGCGACCGGCGCGCCGTTCTGCGCGGCGATGTGGGAGTTTTCCGGTGGGGCACTTTAGCTGAGCGAGTGTCTGTGGGAGCAGTCAACCTGGTGGAAATTCCTGCCGGCTGGACCGAAGAGGAATCCTCGTGCGCCACCCTTGTTTACATGGCAGCTTATCGCGCACTCACCATGTGGGAGCCACTCAAACCGAAGTCGGTGGTATTGGTCACGGGCGCATCGGGTGGGGTTGGGGTCGCAGCGGTGCAATTGGCCGCAGCGATGGGCCACACCGTCGTCGCTCTCTCGCGGAGCGAGGAAAAGCAAGCGCGGCTAAAGGAACTGGGGGCCGCATTCGCATTCAACCCCAACGATGCGCAGTGGCGAACGGAACTGAAGGCAGCATTGAACTCACGCAGAGTGAATCTCGCAGTCGACAACATCGGAGGCAAGCTGCTGCCGGAGGTGATCGACACCATGGCCGAGTTGGGAAGAATCAGCCTCGTAGGTGAGCTTGCGGGGCCGGTGCCGAATTTCGACACGGGTACGCTCTTCTCTCGTCGACTACGGATTGGCGCGATGGCGCTGGGCTACTACACACCGGAGGAAACCCGAACTGTATGGGAAGAACTCTTGAGCGTGATGGCCAGGTCTGGGGCGCGTCCGATAGTAGATCGTGCGTTTTCGTTCGAACAATTGCCGCAAGCATTCAAACGCTTGGGGGAGGGGCCCATGGGAAAAGTGCTGGTCAACATAAGATCTTGA